The Lutibacter profundi genome includes a region encoding these proteins:
- the uvrA gene encoding excinuclease ABC subunit UvrA, whose translation MAKPNEYIEIQGARVHNLKNIDVRIPREKLVVITGLSGSGKSSLAFDTIYAEGQRRYIETFSAYARQFLGSLERPDVDKIDGLSPVISIEQKTTNKSPRSTVGTITEIYDFLRLFYARAADAYSYNTNKKMVSYSNEQIKELILNTYQEKKIVILAPVVKSRKGHYRELFEQIAKQGFVRVRTDGEIKEIEKGMRLDRYKTHDIEIVIDRLSVNKSSEKRLEETITTALYSGNNVLMVLEHNTNIPRYFSSDLMCPETGISYPNPEPNNFSFNSPKGACKVCNGLGKVNKINIQKVIPNKSISIKSGGIIPLGEQKNSWIFKQLQLIAERYKFQLSDAISKIPTEALTIILHGGNEKFKIASKTMGITRSYEIDFEGIISFIENQYKLSESTSIKRWAKDFMDEVPCESCQGKRLKKEALFFKINDKNISELAQLDISELAFWFHTIEEKLTEKQLKIASEIIKEIRTRIQFLLNVGLDYLTLDRSSKSLSGGEAQRIRLATQIGSQLVGVLYILDEPSIGLHQRDNKKLINSLLNLRDVGNSVIVVEHDKEMIEHADFVLDIGPGAGHHGGEIVSEGTFEELKQHNTLTANYLNGTKKIEIPKKRRKGNGHTITLSGATGNNLKNISVDFPLGKLICVTGVSGSGKSTLINETLYPILNKYIYRGVKKPMPYKSIKGLEHIDKVIAIDQSPIGRTPRSNPATYTGVFSEIRNLYAKTSEAAIRGYKPGRFSFNVKGGRCETCQGGGVRVIEMSFLPDVHVECETCQGKRFNRETLEIRYKGKSISDVLNMTIDDAVSFFENIPKIHRKLKTIHSVGLGYITLGQQSTTLSGGEAQRIKLASELSKRDTGNTFYILDEPTTGLHFEDIRVLMIVLNKLVNKGNTVLIIEHNLDVIKLADYVIDIGMEGGKNGGQLICFGTPEKVSKHKKSYTAQFLKKELN comes from the coding sequence ATGGCAAAACCCAATGAATATATTGAAATTCAGGGAGCACGAGTTCACAATTTAAAAAATATTGATGTTCGTATTCCTAGAGAGAAGCTTGTTGTTATTACAGGCTTAAGCGGTAGCGGAAAATCTTCATTAGCATTTGACACAATATACGCTGAAGGACAACGTAGGTACATTGAAACTTTTTCTGCTTATGCTCGTCAGTTTTTAGGAAGTTTAGAAAGACCCGATGTTGATAAAATTGATGGGCTTTCTCCCGTTATTTCAATTGAACAAAAAACCACAAATAAAAGTCCGCGCTCTACAGTAGGTACTATTACTGAAATTTACGATTTCTTAAGATTGTTTTACGCCCGTGCAGCTGATGCTTATTCTTACAATACCAATAAAAAAATGGTAAGCTACAGTAATGAGCAAATAAAAGAACTTATTTTAAATACTTATCAAGAAAAAAAGATAGTAATTCTTGCTCCAGTAGTAAAATCTAGGAAAGGACACTATCGAGAACTTTTTGAGCAAATAGCAAAGCAGGGGTTTGTACGAGTACGTACCGATGGTGAAATAAAAGAAATTGAAAAAGGAATGCGCTTAGATCGCTATAAAACACATGATATTGAAATTGTAATTGATCGTTTGTCCGTAAATAAGTCTTCAGAAAAAAGACTTGAAGAAACCATTACAACTGCTTTATACTCAGGTAATAATGTATTAATGGTTTTAGAGCACAATACAAACATCCCTCGTTACTTTAGTAGTGATTTAATGTGCCCTGAAACTGGTATATCATATCCAAATCCTGAACCAAATAATTTCTCATTCAATTCTCCTAAAGGAGCTTGTAAAGTATGTAACGGACTTGGGAAGGTAAATAAAATTAATATTCAAAAGGTTATTCCTAATAAGTCTATTTCCATTAAAAGTGGAGGAATTATACCGCTTGGAGAACAAAAAAACAGTTGGATTTTTAAACAACTACAATTAATTGCAGAACGTTACAAATTTCAATTAAGTGATGCCATTTCTAAAATACCAACTGAAGCTTTAACCATAATTTTACACGGAGGGAATGAAAAATTTAAGATTGCTTCAAAAACAATGGGTATTACAAGAAGTTATGAAATTGATTTTGAAGGAATTATTAGTTTTATAGAAAATCAATATAAATTAAGTGAATCTACTTCCATAAAACGCTGGGCTAAAGACTTTATGGATGAAGTGCCTTGTGAATCTTGCCAAGGTAAAAGACTTAAAAAAGAAGCTTTGTTCTTTAAAATTAATGATAAAAATATTTCAGAATTAGCACAACTTGATATTTCTGAACTTGCTTTTTGGTTTCATACAATTGAAGAAAAATTGACCGAAAAACAACTTAAAATAGCCTCTGAAATAATAAAAGAAATTCGCACCAGAATTCAATTTTTATTAAATGTAGGTTTAGATTATTTAACATTAGACAGAAGTTCAAAATCACTTTCTGGTGGTGAAGCTCAACGCATAAGGCTTGCAACTCAAATTGGTTCTCAATTAGTTGGAGTTCTTTACATTTTAGACGAACCAAGTATAGGACTTCATCAACGAGACAATAAAAAGTTAATTAATTCACTATTAAATTTAAGAGATGTTGGTAATTCTGTAATTGTTGTAGAACATGACAAAGAAATGATAGAACATGCAGATTTTGTACTTGATATAGGCCCTGGAGCAGGACACCATGGTGGAGAAATAGTTAGCGAAGGCACTTTTGAAGAACTTAAACAACACAATACATTAACTGCTAATTATTTAAATGGCACAAAAAAAATTGAAATTCCTAAAAAAAGAAGAAAAGGAAATGGGCATACAATTACATTATCTGGTGCAACAGGAAATAATTTAAAAAACATTAGTGTCGATTTCCCTCTAGGGAAACTTATTTGTGTTACAGGGGTTTCAGGAAGTGGAAAATCAACACTAATAAATGAAACGCTGTATCCAATTTTAAACAAATATATCTATAGAGGCGTTAAAAAACCTATGCCCTATAAATCAATTAAAGGATTAGAACACATAGACAAAGTAATTGCTATTGATCAATCACCAATTGGAAGAACACCACGCTCAAACCCAGCAACTTATACAGGTGTTTTTAGTGAAATTAGAAACTTATACGCTAAAACAAGTGAAGCAGCAATAAGAGGTTATAAACCTGGGAGGTTTTCTTTCAACGTTAAAGGTGGAAGGTGTGAAACCTGCCAAGGTGGTGGTGTAAGAGTTATTGAAATGAGTTTTTTGCCCGATGTTCACGTTGAATGCGAAACCTGCCAAGGAAAGCGTTTTAACAGAGAAACATTAGAAATTAGATACAAAGGAAAATCAATTTCAGATGTATTAAATATGACCATTGATGATGCTGTATCTTTTTTTGAAAATATCCCTAAAATTCACAGGAAATTAAAAACCATTCATAGTGTTGGTTTAGGATATATAACACTTGGGCAACAATCTACAACTTTATCAGGGGGTGAAGCGCAGCGCATAAAGCTAGCTTCAGAATTATCTAAAAGAGATACTGGGAATACATTTTATATTTTAGACGAGCCAACAACTGGGCTACATTTTGAAGATATACGCGTTTTAATGATAGTGCTAAATAAACTAGTCAACAAGGGAAATACCGTACTTATAATTGAACATAATTTAGACGTTATAAAGCTAGCGGATTACGTGATTGATATTGGTATGGAAGGTGGGAAAAATGGTGGACAACTAATTTGTTTTGGAACCCCAGAAAAAGTTAGTAAGCATAAAAAAAGTTATACTGCACAATTCTTAAAAAAAGAATTAAATTAG
- a CDS encoding TIGR00730 family Rossman fold protein, giving the protein MTPNEDKKIREKFKQKTWNEIKTNDSWAIFKIMAEFVEGFERLGKIGPCVTIFGSARTKPDHKYYKLAENIAFELTQNGYGVVTGGGPGIMEAGNKGAARGKGISVGLNIELPFEQHDNPYIDSDKSLDFDYFFVRKVMFVKYSQGFVVMPGGFGTMDELFEAITLIQTKKIGKFPIVLVGRKYWAGLMDWIKNTLIEEGTISPKDLDLISIVDTEDEVLEVIDTFYKKYSLSPNF; this is encoded by the coding sequence ATGACTCCTAACGAAGATAAAAAAATACGAGAAAAGTTTAAACAAAAAACTTGGAATGAAATTAAAACCAATGATTCTTGGGCTATATTTAAAATTATGGCCGAATTTGTTGAAGGATTTGAACGTTTAGGAAAAATTGGCCCATGCGTAACCATCTTTGGTTCTGCACGCACAAAGCCAGATCATAAATATTATAAATTAGCTGAAAACATCGCTTTTGAATTAACCCAAAATGGTTACGGAGTAGTAACTGGTGGTGGACCTGGAATTATGGAAGCTGGTAATAAAGGTGCTGCACGTGGAAAAGGAATTTCTGTAGGTTTAAACATTGAATTACCTTTTGAACAACATGACAATCCGTATATAGATTCTGATAAAAGCTTAGATTTTGATTACTTTTTTGTACGCAAAGTAATGTTTGTAAAATACTCTCAGGGATTTGTTGTTATGCCTGGAGGTTTTGGAACAATGGACGAACTTTTTGAAGCAATAACCTTAATTCAAACTAAAAAAATAGGGAAATTTCCTATTGTTTTGGTTGGAAGAAAATATTGGGCTGGATTAATGGATTGGATTAAAAACACATTAATTGAAGAAGGAACTATTAGCCCAAAGGATTTAGATTTAATCTCAATTGTTGATACTGAAGATGAGGTTTTAGAAGTAATTGATACTTTTTATAAAAAATATAGTTTAAGCCCTAACTTCTAA
- a CDS encoding aminopeptidase, whose amino-acid sequence MSVTLNTNTNVLNITQKTVFYNKSDSILNVIYFHNWANAYRDKQTPLAKRFVENYSKSFHFAKEKQRGSTTINNISINYNIASWEISKENPDILKINLTESLKPTDSVKIIATYSVKLPKDKFTKYGANTVSYNLKYWYLSPAIFSNEAGWKTYNNLDMDDLYINYTNYYIKINVPKEYVVNTDLKSTNKINNNFNSYILTGKQKLDVELNITKENDFTTFHSNPVSITTNLDSDKLNGVLKTLIINRELNFIQSYLGKFPYKKLLINKIEYDKNPVYGFNQLPAFLAPFSDTFEWDIKFFKVLSKKYIHTIFLFNQREDAWLADGLQTYLMMKYVEKYYPEIKALGNISNLWGIKNFSLAKLHFNDKYHFVYQFAARKNLDQTLTTQTDSLSNFNRKIVNKYKAGLGIKFLENYLGDTTITNAIINFSKKYAHKKVNSSQFINSITTTKDISWFKNDYLKTSKKIDYTIKKIIKKGDSLQVTISNKRNFTAPIELYGIKDKKIVYKKWLTSIDSISKVMIPKNGFDKLSLNYESLLPEYNLRNNWKNIDKKLFNKPIQLKFLKDAEDPYYNQLFYTPVYRYNYYDGLVLGLAVSNKTILRKTFSYKLTPSYSTKSKSFSGSYSFLYEYLPENKKVNKFSFGVAGSNYHYAKNLTYNTVKPFAYLEFRRKSLRDVGNNAIVASYTLVDREKLPTQTENLETYNYKVFSLSYGYSRPEIINDFRFSTGLQISRKFSKLSLTARYRKLTDTNRQFDFRFFTGAFLSNNTESSFFDFSLDRPSDYLFQYDYLGRSETSGFFRQQIIINEGAFKSRLPVTYANQWMTTMNMSIGMWRWVEVYSDVGFVKNKNTKVYFAYGNGVRLNFIQDILEVYFPFYSNLGWEISQQSYSSKIRFVLVIKPKRIFNFIKRGFY is encoded by the coding sequence ATGTCAGTAACTTTAAATACAAATACTAATGTACTTAATATTACTCAAAAAACAGTTTTTTATAATAAATCTGATAGTATTCTAAACGTTATTTACTTCCATAATTGGGCCAATGCTTATAGAGATAAACAAACACCTCTAGCCAAACGTTTTGTTGAAAACTATTCAAAATCCTTTCATTTTGCAAAAGAGAAACAACGTGGCAGTACAACAATAAATAACATTTCAATAAATTACAATATTGCTAGTTGGGAAATTTCCAAAGAAAATCCAGATATCCTAAAAATTAATTTAACTGAATCTCTAAAACCAACCGATTCCGTAAAAATAATTGCAACTTATTCTGTGAAACTCCCAAAAGATAAGTTTACCAAATACGGCGCTAATACTGTTAGCTATAATTTAAAATATTGGTACTTATCTCCTGCTATTTTCAGCAATGAAGCAGGATGGAAAACATATAATAATTTGGATATGGATGATTTGTATATCAATTACACAAATTATTATATAAAAATTAACGTACCAAAAGAATATGTTGTAAATACTGATTTAAAATCAACGAATAAAATCAATAACAATTTTAATAGTTATATTTTAACAGGGAAACAAAAATTAGATGTTGAATTAAACATTACCAAAGAAAATGATTTTACTACATTCCATTCAAATCCTGTTTCTATAACAACCAACCTTGACTCAGATAAGTTAAACGGAGTTCTTAAAACTCTTATCATAAATAGAGAATTAAATTTTATTCAATCTTACTTAGGTAAATTCCCTTACAAAAAATTACTTATCAATAAAATTGAATACGATAAAAATCCTGTATATGGATTTAACCAATTACCAGCATTTTTAGCTCCATTTAGTGATACTTTTGAATGGGATATAAAGTTCTTTAAAGTGCTTTCTAAAAAATATATTCATACCATTTTTTTGTTTAACCAACGAGAAGATGCTTGGCTAGCTGACGGTTTACAGACATATTTAATGATGAAATATGTTGAAAAATATTATCCCGAAATAAAAGCTCTTGGCAATATTTCAAACCTTTGGGGTATTAAAAATTTTAGTTTAGCAAAACTTCATTTTAATGATAAGTATCATTTTGTTTATCAATTTGCTGCACGTAAAAATTTAGACCAGACTTTAACAACTCAAACAGATTCACTATCTAATTTCAATCGGAAAATAGTTAATAAATACAAAGCTGGTTTAGGAATAAAGTTTTTAGAGAATTATTTAGGCGATACAACTATAACAAATGCAATTATTAATTTTTCAAAAAAATATGCTCATAAAAAAGTCAATAGTTCCCAATTTATAAATTCCATTACAACAACAAAAGATATTTCATGGTTTAAAAATGATTATTTAAAAACCAGTAAAAAAATAGATTATACTATAAAAAAAATAATTAAAAAAGGTGATTCACTCCAAGTAACTATTTCAAATAAACGAAATTTTACAGCTCCAATTGAATTATACGGAATTAAAGACAAAAAAATAGTTTATAAAAAATGGCTTACAAGTATTGATTCAATTTCAAAAGTTATGATTCCTAAAAATGGTTTTGATAAACTTTCTCTAAATTATGAATCACTTTTGCCCGAATACAATTTAAGAAACAACTGGAAAAATATTGACAAAAAATTATTTAACAAACCTATTCAGTTAAAGTTTCTAAAAGATGCTGAAGACCCTTATTACAATCAACTTTTTTATACTCCTGTTTATAGGTATAATTATTACGACGGTTTAGTTTTAGGCTTGGCAGTTTCAAATAAAACAATTTTAAGAAAAACCTTTTCATATAAACTTACCCCATCATATAGCACAAAAAGTAAGTCTTTTTCTGGGTCATACTCCTTTCTCTATGAATATTTGCCCGAAAACAAAAAAGTAAATAAATTTTCGTTTGGGGTAGCAGGAAGCAATTATCACTATGCAAAAAATTTAACTTACAATACCGTAAAACCATTTGCATATCTTGAATTTCGCAGAAAAAGCCTAAGAGATGTTGGAAATAATGCCATTGTAGCCTCTTATACTCTTGTAGATAGAGAAAAATTACCCACACAAACAGAAAACCTTGAAACTTATAACTATAAAGTATTTAGTTTAAGTTATGGCTATTCAAGACCTGAGATTATCAATGATTTTAGATTTTCAACCGGATTACAAATTTCAAGGAAGTTTAGCAAGCTTTCATTAACAGCAAGATATCGAAAACTTACAGACACCAATAGGCAATTTGACTTTCGATTTTTTACTGGAGCTTTTTTATCAAATAATACAGAATCCTCTTTTTTTGATTTTTCTTTAGATAGGCCAAGTGACTATTTATTCCAATATGATTATTTGGGCAGATCTGAAACTTCAGGTTTTTTTAGACAACAAATTATTATCAATGAAGGAGCTTTTAAATCAAGATTACCCGTTACCTACGCTAATCAATGGATGACAACTATGAATATGAGTATTGGAATGTGGCGATGGGTAGAAGTATACAGTGATGTAGGCTTTGTTAAAAACAAAAACACTAAAGTGTATTTCGCCTATGGAAATGGCGTTAGACTTAATTTTATTCAAGATATTTTAGAAGTTTATTTTCCTTTTTATTCTAATTTAGGATGGGAAATTTCTCAACAAAGTTATAGCTCTAAAATTAGATTTGTTTTAGTAATAAAACCTAAAAGAATTTTTAATTTTATAAAAAGGGGATTTTACTAA
- a CDS encoding alpha-ketoacid dehydrogenase subunit alpha/beta, producing MNVKPSSTNLEPLSFKQFKDEVLHDYKIAVLSRECSLLGRREVLTGKAKFGIFGDGKEVPQLAMAKAFKKGDFRSGYYRDQTFMMAIGELTPQQFFAGLYANPNIKDDPMSGGRQMGGHFSTHSLDEDGHFKNLTEQYNSSGDISPTAGQMPRMLGIAYASKLFRNLSELKNSKFSNNGNEVSWGTIGNASTSEGVFFETINAAGVLQVPMVISVWDDAYGISVPAKYQTTKESISEILKGFQREKNVKGYEIFIVEGWDYPNLIEVYNKASKIAREEHVPILIHVKDLTQPQGHSTSGSHERYKSKERLIWEKQHDCIVKMRDWILEFELSDENNNKLRFVTSEEELISLEKEAKREVSKAKREAWNSFLNPIKEEKNTLIKLLQNLSEKSNNKAFILKLKSDLTTILEPTRKDIVSTAKKAIIYVRNEVFTEKTQLQNWITNYIELQQPKFSSHLYSQTDNNTSSVKEILPTYDDNAELVDGRIIIKDNFDMLFSKFNNVFIFGEDTGNIGDVNQGLVGLQEKYGKLRVSDTGIREATIIGQGIGMALRGLRPIAEIQYLDYLLYGLQILSDDLATLHYRTVGKQKAPLIVRTRGHRLEGIWHSGSPMGAIVHLLRGMNILVPRNMTKAAGFYNTLLECDEPALIVENLNGYRLKEKLPNNLGEFRTPIGVVETVKKGTDITVVSYGSTLKIVQDVVQDLAEVDIDIEIIDVQSLLPFDKKHEIVTSVKKTNRLIVIDEDVPGGASAYILNEILDKQNAYNFLDSKPTTLTSKPHRAAYGTDGDYFSKPNAEAIFEAIYSIMNEVNPSKYKKLY from the coding sequence ATGAATGTAAAACCTTCATCTACAAACTTAGAACCATTATCATTTAAACAATTTAAAGATGAAGTATTGCATGATTATAAAATTGCCGTTTTAAGCAGAGAATGTAGCCTTTTAGGTCGTAGAGAAGTTTTAACAGGCAAAGCAAAATTTGGTATTTTTGGTGATGGAAAAGAAGTACCTCAACTAGCTATGGCAAAAGCCTTTAAAAAAGGTGATTTTAGATCTGGTTACTACAGAGATCAAACCTTTATGATGGCTATTGGAGAATTAACTCCTCAACAATTTTTTGCAGGTCTTTATGCCAATCCTAATATAAAAGATGATCCAATGTCTGGTGGCCGACAAATGGGTGGACATTTTTCAACACATAGTTTAGATGAAGATGGGCATTTTAAAAATTTAACAGAACAATACAACTCGAGTGGAGATATTTCTCCAACAGCAGGTCAAATGCCACGCATGCTAGGCATTGCCTATGCTTCAAAACTTTTTAGAAATCTTTCTGAATTAAAAAATTCGAAATTTTCTAATAATGGAAATGAAGTGTCTTGGGGAACTATAGGAAATGCAAGCACTTCAGAAGGAGTATTTTTTGAAACTATTAATGCCGCAGGCGTTCTACAAGTACCTATGGTTATAAGTGTTTGGGATGATGCTTATGGTATTTCAGTACCGGCTAAATACCAAACAACAAAAGAGAGTATCTCTGAAATTTTAAAAGGATTTCAAAGAGAAAAAAATGTAAAAGGATATGAAATTTTTATAGTTGAAGGTTGGGACTATCCAAATTTAATAGAAGTATATAACAAAGCATCAAAAATAGCACGCGAAGAACACGTTCCCATATTAATACACGTAAAAGATTTAACACAACCTCAAGGGCATTCAACTTCAGGCTCCCATGAACGTTATAAATCTAAAGAACGTTTAATTTGGGAAAAACAACATGATTGTATTGTTAAAATGCGTGATTGGATTCTTGAATTTGAATTATCTGATGAAAATAATAACAAACTTAGATTTGTAACTTCTGAAGAAGAATTAATAAGCCTTGAAAAAGAAGCTAAAAGAGAAGTAAGTAAAGCTAAAAGAGAAGCTTGGAACAGTTTTCTAAATCCAATAAAAGAAGAAAAAAATACACTTATTAAATTACTTCAAAACCTTTCAGAAAAAAGTAATAATAAAGCCTTTATTTTAAAATTAAAAAGTGATTTAACAACAATTCTTGAACCAACAAGAAAAGATATAGTATCTACTGCTAAAAAAGCTATTATTTATGTTAGAAATGAGGTTTTTACTGAAAAAACTCAATTGCAAAATTGGATAACTAATTATATTGAGCTACAACAACCTAAATTCAGTTCACACCTATACAGCCAAACAGATAATAATACAAGTTCCGTTAAAGAAATTTTACCTACTTATGATGACAATGCTGAATTGGTAGATGGTAGAATTATTATTAAAGATAATTTTGATATGCTATTTTCTAAATTTAACAATGTGTTTATTTTTGGTGAAGATACAGGCAATATTGGAGATGTTAATCAAGGCTTAGTTGGGCTTCAAGAAAAATACGGTAAACTTCGAGTTTCTGATACAGGAATAAGAGAGGCTACAATTATTGGGCAAGGTATTGGAATGGCTTTAAGAGGCTTACGACCAATAGCTGAGATTCAATATTTAGATTATTTGCTATATGGATTACAAATTTTAAGCGATGATTTAGCAACACTACATTACAGAACTGTAGGTAAACAAAAAGCTCCACTTATAGTTAGAACACGTGGACACAGATTAGAAGGTATTTGGCACTCTGGATCTCCAATGGGTGCTATAGTACATCTTTTACGAGGAATGAATATTTTGGTTCCAAGAAATATGACAAAAGCTGCTGGATTTTATAACACATTACTAGAATGTGATGAACCTGCGTTGATTGTAGAAAATTTAAATGGGTATAGATTAAAAGAAAAATTACCTAATAATTTAGGTGAGTTTAGAACTCCTATTGGTGTTGTTGAAACAGTAAAGAAGGGAACTGACATTACAGTTGTTTCGTATGGATCTACTTTAAAAATTGTTCAAGATGTTGTTCAAGATTTAGCTGAAGTTGATATTGATATTGAAATTATTGATGTACAAAGTTTACTTCCTTTTGACAAGAAACATGAAATTGTAACTAGCGTTAAAAAAACAAACAGATTAATTGTTATTGATGAAGATGTACCAGGAGGAGCCTCTGCTTATATACTGAATGAAATACTTGATAAACAAAATGCGTATAACTTTTTAGACAGTAAACCTACCACCTTAACTTCTAAACCTCACAGGGCTGCTTATGGTACTGATGGTGATTACTTTTCTAAACCCAATGCAGAAGCTATTTTTGAAGCTATTTATAGCATTATGAACGAAGTAAATCCTTCCAAATACAAAAAATTATATTAA
- a CDS encoding 4Fe-4S dicluster domain-containing protein yields MAKVKGAIVVDTETCKGCEVCIPVCPENVISMSTEVNRKGYHYAYMSNPEVCTGCTNCGIVCPDRAISVYRVKVSA; encoded by the coding sequence ATGGCAAAAGTTAAAGGTGCAATTGTAGTTGATACTGAAACTTGTAAAGGTTGTGAAGTTTGTATACCTGTTTGTCCTGAAAACGTGATAAGTATGTCTACAGAAGTTAACAGAAAAGGTTATCATTATGCCTATATGAGCAACCCTGAAGTTTGTACTGGGTGTACAAATTGTGGTATAGTTTGTCCTGATAGGGCAATATCAGTATACAGAGTTAAAGTATCTGCATAA
- a CDS encoding 3-methyl-2-oxobutanoate dehydrogenase subunit VorB: protein MSELKLMKGNEALAEAAIRCGADAYFGYPITPQTEVIEYLMTEQPEKRTGMVVLQAESELAAINMVYGAASTGKRVMTSSSSPGISLKLEGISYLAGAELPAVIVNVVRGGPGLGTIQPSQADYFQSVKGGGHGDYKLYVLAPSSVQEMSDFVEDAFDIAFKYRAPVLILSDGLIGQMMEKVNLKDQKERMSNEELIEKYGSWATTGKKGRERNIITSLDLQSEKMEARVHRLMKKYEQMEKEDLRYEEILCDDAEYLIVAYGSSARISQKAVELARKKGIKVGLLRPITLFPFPKKQLFQLADQVKGILSVELNMGQMVEDVKLSVEFKVPVEHFGRTGGIIHTPEEILEALEQKIIK, encoded by the coding sequence ATGTCGGAGTTAAAATTAATGAAAGGAAATGAAGCATTAGCTGAAGCTGCAATTAGATGTGGAGCAGATGCTTATTTTGGTTATCCTATTACACCTCAAACAGAGGTAATTGAATATTTAATGACTGAACAACCTGAAAAAAGAACAGGGATGGTTGTTTTGCAAGCTGAAAGTGAATTAGCAGCCATAAATATGGTTTATGGTGCTGCCAGCACAGGAAAAAGAGTAATGACCTCTTCTTCAAGTCCTGGAATTTCACTAAAATTAGAAGGTATTTCATATTTAGCAGGTGCAGAACTACCTGCCGTAATTGTTAATGTTGTACGTGGTGGGCCTGGACTAGGAACCATTCAACCATCACAAGCAGATTACTTTCAATCTGTAAAAGGTGGTGGTCACGGTGATTATAAATTATATGTTTTAGCCCCTTCGTCTGTACAAGAAATGTCAGATTTTGTTGAAGATGCTTTTGATATTGCATTTAAGTATAGAGCTCCTGTTTTAATTCTTTCTGATGGATTGATTGGTCAAATGATGGAAAAAGTTAATTTAAAAGATCAAAAAGAAAGAATGTCTAACGAAGAACTTATTGAAAAATATGGAAGTTGGGCAACAACAGGTAAAAAAGGAAGAGAGCGAAATATAATTACATCTCTTGATTTACAATCTGAAAAAATGGAAGCTAGAGTTCATAGATTGATGAAAAAATATGAGCAAATGGAAAAAGAAGATCTTCGGTATGAAGAAATATTATGTGATGATGCCGAATACTTAATTGTAGCTTATGGATCAAGTGCTCGTATTTCCCAAAAAGCAGTTGAATTAGCTCGTAAAAAAGGAATAAAAGTTGGATTATTACGTCCAATTACGCTGTTTCCATTTCCAAAAAAGCAATTATTCCAACTAGCTGATCAAGTAAAAGGAATTTTAAGTGTAGAACTAAATATGGGACAAATGGTAGAAGATGTTAAACTTTCTGTTGAATTTAAAGTACCCGTAGAACACTTTGGACGAACTGGAGGAATTATTCATACTCCTGAAGAAATTTTAGAAGCTTTAGAACAAAAAATTATAAAATAA
- a CDS encoding thiamine pyrophosphate-dependent enzyme produces MDVLDIIKPENQVFCKTKLMTDTPLSYCPGCGHGTAHNLTMEVIDEMGIAEDTIGVAPVGCSVLAYDFMNIDMTQAAHGRAPAVATAISRCWPEKYVFTYQGDGDLAAIGTAETIHACNRGENIVIIFVNNGIYGMTGGQMAPTTLEGMKSSTSPYGREIATMGSPLKITELIANLPGVYYVTRQAVHTHKHARKAKKAIRKAFENIKLKKGISFVEIVSNCNSGWKMTPNDANIWMEENMFPYFQLGDIKVNGKLK; encoded by the coding sequence ATGGATGTATTAGACATTATAAAACCTGAGAATCAAGTATTTTGTAAAACAAAATTAATGACAGATACTCCACTGTCGTACTGTCCAGGTTGCGGTCATGGTACCGCTCATAACTTAACCATGGAAGTTATTGACGAGATGGGAATTGCAGAAGATACAATTGGTGTTGCACCTGTTGGATGTTCAGTACTAGCATACGACTTTATGAATATAGATATGACACAAGCAGCTCATGGACGTGCCCCTGCTGTTGCAACTGCAATTTCAAGGTGCTGGCCTGAAAAATATGTGTTTACCTATCAAGGTGATGGCGATTTAGCTGCTATAGGTACAGCCGAAACCATACATGCATGTAATAGAGGTGAAAATATTGTAATTATATTTGTGAATAATGGGATTTATGGTATGACAGGTGGACAAATGGCTCCTACTACTCTAGAAGGAATGAAATCGTCAACCTCTCCTTATGGCCGTGAAATTGCAACAATGGGATCTCCCTTAAAAATTACTGAATTAATTGCAAATCTTCCTGGAGTTTATTACGTTACTCGACAAGCTGTACATACACACAAACATGCACGCAAAGCAAAAAAGGCAATTAGAAAAGCTTTTGAAAATATTAAATTGAAAAAAGGGATTTCTTTTGTTGAGATTGTTTCAAACTGTAATTCAGGTTGGAAAATGACACCTAACGATGCCAATATTTGGATGGAAGAAAATATGTTTCCTTATTTTCAACTTGGTGACATCAAAGTAAATGGTAAATTAAAATAA